The Halovivax ruber XH-70 genome includes the window CCTGTGGATCGACGGCCGCGACATCGGCTCCCCCGACGTGCTCGCAGACGTCGCCGCGTCCGTCGGACTCGACGGCGACGAGATCCGCGAGGTGGCAGCCGACGAGACCCGACGAGACGAACTCGAAGCCCTGTTCGCCGACGCCCGCCGTCGGGGTGTCACGGGCGTCCCGACGTTCACCACCGACGAACACGCGGCCCGCGGTGCCGTCCCGCCGGCCCAGCTCGAACGCCTCGTCGAGGGTGTCTGAGTCGACACGACCGACGGACGAATCAGCTCCCAACGACGGTTCCCACGTCCTCGCACCCGACCGGGCGTTTATCCCAGATGAACACGAATAATCACCTATGGCACACCACGTCCTGGTTCCGTACGACGATTCCGAGCGATCGACCGACGCGCTCGAGTTCGCGATCGAGGAACATCCCGAGGCGACGATCACGGCCGTTCACGTGATCGATCCAAGCGACTTCTACGCGGCAACCGGCATGGAAGGCGGCGCAATGGCCAACTACGACGCCATCATGGAACACCAGAACGAACGGGCCGAGAACCTGCTCGAAGACGCCCGCGAGATCGCGAGCGACGCCGGCGCCGAGATCGAGACCGATCACGTCGTCGGGAGCGTCTCGCGTTCGATCCTGGAGTACGTCGACGAGCACGACATCGACCACGTCGTCCTCGGCAGTCACGGCCGCACCGGGGCCCGACGCATCCTGCTCGGCAGCGTCGCCGAGACGATCACCCGTCGCTCACCGGTCCCCGTCACCATCGTCCGGTGACGGACCGGCTATTTTGCGAAGCGAATCGACGGTAGTACCGTCGCACGGCGACACAACCGCCCCATTCATCGCTACATGCACACACCGACACAATCGTACCGACAGAAGTAGTCGAGTACCAGGCGACGCGGCGCTTACTGGAGGAAGTCGGGATCCGTCCGTTTTTCGGCGCGTTCGGCTGCGACGTGGTCGTGGAACGTCTCGAGATCGACCCCCTCTCGCTGGTCCTCGTAGCGGTCGCGCACCGAGATCGTGCCGTCGGCCTCCTCGTCGTCGCCGACGATGAGCTGGTAGGGGACGCGGTCGTCGTGGGCGGCACGGATCTTTCGGCCGAGCGTGGCGTCGCTCTCGTCGACCTCGACGCGGAAGTCGTCGAACTCGTCGGCGACCTCGTGAGCGTACGCGAGGTTGTCGTCCGAGATCGGCAGGACGCGAAGCTGTTCGGGCGCGAGCCAGAGCGGGAAGTTACCCTCGTAGTGCTCGATGAGCACCATGAAGAAGCGCTCGTAGCTGCCGTAGATGCCACGGTGGATCATCACCGGGCGGTGGGCCTCGTTGTCCTCGCCGACGTAGGACAGATCGAAGCGCTCGGGCATGTTGAAGTCGAGCTGAACCGTGGGGCCGTCCCAGCTGCGGCCGATGGCGTCCTCGAAGCCGAAGTCGATCTTCGGCCCGTAGAAGGCGCCGTCACCGTGTTCGACCTCGTAGTCCATCTTCGACTCCTCCAGGACGGATTCGAGGATCGACTCGGCGCGCTCCCAGATTTCGTCGCTGCCGACGCTCTTCTCGGGCCGCGTCGCGAGGGCAACCTCGTACTCTAGGTCGAACGTCTCGAGGACGGTGAAGATCATCTCGATGATCTGCTCGACCTCGGCCTCGATCTGGTCGGGCCGGACGAACAGGTGGCCGTCGTCGATCGTGAACGCCCACACGCGCGAGAGCCCGGAGAGTTCGCCGCGCTGTTCCTTGCGGTAGACCTTCCCGTCCTCCGCGTAGCGGATCGGCAGGTCGCGGTAACTCCAGGACTGATCCTGGAAGATGGCGGCGTGGCCCGGACAGTTCATCGGCTTCAAGCCGAACTCGTCGTCGCCAACGTCGAAGACGAACATGTCGTCTTTGTAGTTCTCGTAGTGGCCCGAGCGGTGCCAGAGGTCGGTCTTGAAGACGTGGGGCGTCTCGACGTAGTCGTAGCCCGCATCCCGGTTCAGTTCACCGACGA containing:
- the thrS gene encoding threonine--tRNA ligase, which encodes MSEPDSQHGIAVVLPDGSELDVDADATVEDCAYEIGPGLGSDTVAGKLDGELVAKEAPVYDGVNLEIVTDQSDEYLDVMRHSAAHTLAQAVERQFGDDVQLAIGPPTDEGFYYDFDQLDVDEDDLPALESEMESIVDEDLDIEREEVSIAEAEDRLADEPYKLELLEELAEEGETVTFYTQGEWEDLCAGPHVDSTGEIGAVELLEIAGAYWRGDETNPMQTRIYGTAFESESDLEEFLERREEARERDHRKIGNEMNLFSIQDVTGPGLPLYHPPGKTVLQELSSFVGELNRDAGYDYVETPHVFKTDLWHRSGHYENYKDDMFVFDVGDDEFGLKPMNCPGHAAIFQDQSWSYRDLPIRYAEDGKVYRKEQRGELSGLSRVWAFTIDDGHLFVRPDQIEAEVEQIIEMIFTVLETFDLEYEVALATRPEKSVGSDEIWERAESILESVLEESKMDYEVEHGDGAFYGPKIDFGFEDAIGRSWDGPTVQLDFNMPERFDLSYVGEDNEAHRPVMIHRGIYGSYERFFMVLIEHYEGNFPLWLAPEQLRVLPISDDNLAYAHEVADEFDDFRVEVDESDATLGRKIRAAHDDRVPYQLIVGDDEEADGTISVRDRYEDQREGVDLETFHDHVAAERAEKRTDPDFLQ
- a CDS encoding universal stress protein — encoded protein: MAHHVLVPYDDSERSTDALEFAIEEHPEATITAVHVIDPSDFYAATGMEGGAMANYDAIMEHQNERAENLLEDAREIASDAGAEIETDHVVGSVSRSILEYVDEHDIDHVVLGSHGRTGARRILLGSVAETITRRSPVPVTIVR